One genomic region from Anopheles bellator chromosome 2, idAnoBellAS_SP24_06.2, whole genome shotgun sequence encodes:
- the LOC131207354 gene encoding mucin-2-like → MASGGTVPPKQETASSSVKRKLSECTPKVNEPDTKKVHIGDVIDSTGRKTTVTVDTEQKVTVGSLSAPVSESSSGDVPMEKPPSVEKMDVDASPEPETSCCENVDTLPDTEPNTETEGEEKTEEISSSVADQSTRKGDDEMLESNSNVSSSDDKRTGATESVGQPKPPDSEVSASALPTPSEVEAMDVDMEADVDEGDLPSGPIGPPVVEPPCVKKVAYLCYDDEHPDGKTAPKPEPSSGKSTPVASTSTKTPTNIPSAVAPSMSANEGKMEVDSVPKSTSRKPATLQAEAVVDSSIAAEALEPVVATSKKSIASSAISTAKVLGENVVESSQPSSSSDSKKQASDKGVDEQLRATVHRSALLAKASSTPNTGTTGSPAATPSMNPSTPNPVIASAVSSSNVFSSTPIHKNFEHKPVNSGNVSKITNPSSVETSRIEADDATEHSSMAVNAVTTGEGNDTTGVATASTTKSLSASGGTPSNTETASPSTEAASTSTSPSARLTPPKKDPLLKHEHSSSGTSLKTTDSSEVDSCTVTSEMNTAEEIAMYANNARKYNGISSTSSDVSELGAAKAEVLKTPVVTMKQEEESNSALSSSPVTKVDLVSAIRPTTSHQQQYEVSIWFEGRDLQFLSIEKLGNQANSTTPVGDSPMHAASIGNDVSGTDGSLKQSTTSTTSNGSVTSLGPFALPDKRLTASTVSSNSSSGSVAASLITHQSSVKPNVPQVKQTVIGPSALCDLMIGEFKKLKRTFAPHGVDDDGRSLDAQLEKTPKTPTSSRGQRKDALSGKKSASRAQKRAEKMADGSDEEDTDTDLFTLKASSGSPATKQATKRSKGTPESPGVSSSHAAATKTSVIPEPKQFDICCLARWTDRKYYAGRVTNQRGDKYVVMFEDGCSKTLARDVIVFGEDGVLPILNHSIHVLTGGDTYEPAIVEEVKRNDSSNEVVYAVRTASSTLEIAASGIYLTDEQAKWIHNACKNKPDPIQQLLLQSGAADAGDDGEGATTGGGAARGAGTATDQAGGDKGSRSTRSKRGFDKTITPGTPEAGYSGGVGKKGRRGRRNKLPPPGSNISECSEGSDTYEDEQSVPQSPEAGLDAVDGVQPELQRTEQESELVKINLIAEYFGADYDEENAAQLLGAIPYSAKTLFRNKHFLLSCTIPPKSADNYELNRATFSSAPFVKQHLRRQIEAGGGKVYNFFEDVPKNKYKNCKLIAPRPSTTALYIQCLACNIVAVSHEWIAQCCHEQTLLDHKNYTLPSGWSFLEQRYMPWGAGRTQNKRSTPTPLSSTSINVASLNKDFNDFWSRVCRLGGATVRLIKRESDVTETLSGYLLTDQEFPEEIKIKASRIGLLVVSTVWVVQCLINGRICHPSSHEKLTQIYQEDDY, encoded by the exons ATGGCCTCCGGAGGGACAGTGCCACCGAAGCAAGAAACTGCTAGTTCCAGCGTAAAACGGAAGCTTTCCGAGTGCACTCCGAAGGTCAATGAGCCAGACACGAAAAAGGTTCACATCGGAGATGTTATCGACAGCACCGGAAGGAAGACAACTGTTACCGTCGATACAGAACAAAAGGTAACCGTTGGCAGTCTTTCTGCGCCAGTGTCCGAATCGAGTTCTGGCGACGTGCCGATGGAAAAACCACCCTCGGTTGAAAAGATGGACGTGGACGCGTCGCCCGAGCCTGAAACGTCTTGCTGCGAAAACGTGGACACACTTCCCGACACGGAGCCGAACACGGAGACGGAAGGTGAAGAGAAAACGGAAGAGATAAGCTCATCGGTGGCTGATCAATCGACGCGAAAGGGTGACGATGAAATGCTTGAAAGCAATTCGAATGTGTCCAGCTCGGATGATAAGCGCACGGGAGCAACGGAAAGTGTAGGGCAACCAAAACCCCCGGACAGCGAGGTTTCTGCATCGGCATTGCCGACCCCCTCGGAAGTAGAGGCCATGGATGTCGATATGGAAGCGGATGTGGATGAGGGTGACCTGCCGTCGGGACCCATAGGTCCACCGGTCGTGGAACCACCGTGTGTGAAGAAGGTGGCATACTTGTGTTACGATGATGAGCACCCGGATGGGAAAACGGCTCCGAAGCCTGAACCGTCTTCGGGAAAATCCACACCTGTCGCTAGTACATCCACAAAAACGCCCACAAACATTCCATCGGCTGTGGCCCCCAGTATGTCTGCGAACGAGGGAAAGATGGAAGTTGATTCGGTGCCCAAGTCAACGAGTAGAAAACCAGCAACTCTACAGGCTGAAGCTGTTGTCGATAGCAGCATCGCTGCGGAAGCTTTAGAGCCCGTAGTGGCAACCAGCAAGAAATCGATCGCTTCGTCCGCCATCAGCACAGCAAAAGTTTTGGGcgaaaatgttgttgaaagCTCACAACCATCCTCCAGTAGCGACTCGAAGAAACAAGCATCTGACAAGGGTGTGGATGAACAACTACGGGCTACTGTTCACCGTAGCGCACTGCTGGCCAAGGCAAGCAGCACGCCCAACACCGGCACAACCGGTAGCCCCGCAGCGACCCCGTCAATGAATCCTTCAACGCCGAATCCAGTGATAGCGTCAGCTGTGAGCTCATCGAACGTGTTCAGCTCCACGCCAATCCACAAAAACTTCGAACACAAACCGGTGAACTCCGGAAACGTGAGCAAAATCACCAACCCTTCTTCGGTTGAAACCAGTCGAATCGAAGCGGACGACGCTACCGAGCATTCGTCCATGGCAGTTAATGCTGTGACCACTGGTGAAGGCAATGATACGACCGGTGTAGCGACGGCTTCCACCACCAAATCGTTGTCAGCATCAGGTGGAACACCCTCCAATACCGAAACGGCATCCCCCAGCACGGAGGCAGCCTCCACTTCAACGTCACCCAGTGCCAGATTGACCCCGCCTAAAAAGGATCCGCTACTAAAGCACGAACATTCGAGCAGTGGCACCAGCCTGAAGACAACCGATTCATCGGAAGTAGATTCATGCACAG tGACATCGGAAATGAATACAGCCGAAGAGATCGCCATGTACGCTAACAATGCGCGCAAATACAATGGCATATCGTCGACTTCATCGGACGTATCGGAGTTGGGTGCAGCAAAAGCTGAAGTTCTGAAAACGCCCGTCGTCACCATGAAACAGGAGGAAGAGAGTAACTCAGCGCTCAGCTCGTCACCGGTCACGAAAGTTGACCTGGTCAGTGCGATACGGCCAACTACctcgcaccagcagcagtatgaAGTCAGCATATGGTTCGAAGGACGAGATCTGCAGTTTCTGTCGATAGAGAAACTTGGCAACCAAGCCAATAGCACCACACCCGTAGGAGATTCTCCTATGCACGCAGCCAGCATCGGGAACGATGTTTCGGGGACCGATGGTTCGCTGAAACAatcgaccaccagcaccacctccAACGGAAGCGTGACCAGTTTGGGCCCGTTTGCGTTGCCAGATAAAAGGCTCACGGCGTCGACCGTCTCTTCGAATAGCTCCTCTGGCTCCGTGGCTGCCAGTCTGATCACTCACCAGTCGAGTGTGAAGCCCAACGTGCCACAGGTTAAGCAAACGGTCATAGGACCGAGTGCACTGTGCGATTTGATGATCGGCGAGTTTAAGAAGTTGAAGCGAACATTTGCACCGCACGGTGTCGATGACGATGGTCGTTCGCTAGATGCGCAGTTAGAAAAGACTCCCAAAACGCCTACCAGCTCGCGTGGTCAACGTAAAGATGCGTTGTCTGGCAAAAAAAGTGCATCCCGCGCTCAGAAACGCGCAGAAAAGATGGCGGATGGCAGCGACGAGGAGGACACCGACACTGACTTATTCACACTGAAGGCTTCCTCCGGTTCGCCGGCCACCAAGCAAGCGACTAAACGGTCGAAGGGAACCCCCGAATCACCGGGCGTATCATCCAGTCACGCGGCCGCAACAAAGACATCGGTGATACCCGAACCGAAGCAGTTCGATATTTGCTGCCTTGCACGGTGGACTGACCGCAAGTACTATGCTGGGCGCGTGACAAATCAGCGGGGCGACAAGTACGTCGTCATGTTCGAAGACGGCTGCTCGAAAACACTGGCACGCGATGTCATCGTGTTCGGGGAGGACGGTGTGCTTCCCATTCTGAATCACTCGATCCACGTCCTGACCGGTGGTGACACCTATGAGCCCGCCATTGTGGAGGAGGTTAAGCGCAATGATTCGTCGAACGAGGTGGTGTACGCTGTGCGAACTGCATCGAGTACGCTCGAGATCGCGGCTAGTGGCATCTATCTAACCGACGAGCAGGCAAAGTGGATACATAACGCTTGCAAAAACAAGCCCGACCCGATTCAACAACTTTTGCTACAGTCTGGGGCTGCGGACGCTGGAGATGATGGTGAAGGTGCAACAACGGGTGGCGGTGCTGCTCGTGGAGCTGGAACCGCAACCGATCAAGCAGGTGGCGATAAGGGGTCACGATCAACGCGAAGCAAACGAGGCTTTGACAAAACGATTACTCCTGGAACACCGGAAGCGGGCTACTCGGGCGGTGTCGGTAAAAAGGGGCGTCGCGGACGAAG AAACAAACTTCCACCCCCTGGTTCAAACATATCTGAGTGTAGCGAAGGGTCAGACACCTACGAAGACGAACAATCGGTGCCGCAGAGTCCGGAAGCGGGACTAGACGCAGTGGACGGTGTGCAGCCAGAACTGCAACGTACCGAACAGGAATCGGAGCTAGTTA AAATCAATCTGATCGCGGAGTACTTTGGTGCGGATTATGATGAAGAGAATGCTGCTCAGCTGCTTGGTGCGATTCCATATAGCGCGAAAACGCTGTTCCGAAACAAGCATTTCCTCTTGAGTTGTACGATCCCACCGAAAAGT GCTGACAATTATGAGCTCAATAGGGCCACGTTTAGTTCGGCACCGTTCGTGAAACAGCACTTGCGACGGCAAATCGAGGCCGGTGGCGGAAAAGTGTACAATTTTTTCGAGGATGTTCCAAAAAATAAGTACAAAAACTGCAAACTGATTGCTCCCCGTCCTTCGACGACGGCTTTGTATATTCAGTGCCTGGCGTGCAATATTGTG GCTGTTTCTCACGAGTGGATAGCTCAGTGTTGCCACGAGCAAACTCTGCTAGACCATAAGAATTACACGTTACCTTCCGGTTGGTCCTTTCTCGAGCAGCGGTACATGCCTTGGGGTGCTGGAAGGACACAAAATAAGCGATCCACACCGACACCGCTTTCATCGACTTCAATCAACGTGGCAAGCTTGAACAAAGACTTCAACGACTTTTGGAGCCGCGTCTGCCGGTTGGGTGGTGCCACGGTGCGTTTAATAAAGCGGGAGTCGGATGTCACCGAAACCCTTTCCGGTTACCTCCTAACCGATCAGGAATTCCcggaggaaataaaaattaaagcaaGCCGCATcgggttgctggtggtgtcgACCGTTTGGGTGGTCCAGTGCCTAATTAATGGCCGTATTTGCCATCCGAGCAGTCACGAGAAGCTGACCCAGATCTATCAAGAGGATGATTACTAG
- the LOC131209428 gene encoding patched domain-containing protein 3-like: MAQEVDEKPSSPLVSKKSLDTYEANGAKDPFTNGHCVREDGEESFPKPSSLRPEDGSENLNRLDCMGRLSYRVSMLIGSFFYSLGYWISKNAWKTIGLCWLLVAVCSIGFVRFHKEKSPMKLWIPLGSKFQHDTNWMIDHFQEGNRIETVMITAPDVLVPEVLQTIATITEEVERFKFQNSEEKNLGWTDVCHKVPLIASYTGSSHDIGSSFTPAVDVPSFLFCPIVERLQLGCYGSSLLELWKYDRDTIAGLSKEEIVDRINSTKISPVTGHTVEFAELLGDVKRDWSGRIVSAGSLVTHWFVHVNFSEVNADVSGNAAGTEDWVTENAVLWEEKFLKIVAKAKAELSTNETNIYYAAGRSYGDISEESMFKDMDKLIYGGIIMFVYMQLVLSKFSWTEFRVILGSVGLMSVGMGFISGCGIVAALGVSYGPVHTSLPFLLMGLGVDDMFVMMACYRKVRKANPDLPLAKRMGLMLHHAGASITVTSLTDIVAFVVGSITVIPSLQSFCIYAAAGVFMMFLFVITFFVAIFTLDEIRIANRRNAFLIWIVHDEKSTGVWCEYNLMHRFVKMLYSKVLLTVAGKTLVIAAVILMTTVNVRSLLKLRQKFDPNWFIPEETYYNQFVVKSHEHYPNVGYEALLLFGNLNYTQELPNLLNVSRQMENRTDILHSVSSWVDPFRDFVSKHYGKDIAVDVLSDRDFRNYLSKFLFSYEGGRFQMNIKFNTKLKCGQPAPNITVSTMDFKFKPFKEREEYLPAKYAVEDILEKSNISSGDQFRTLWAKIFGNWVTDEIIDTEIYRNIALALIGVMICSVVLIVNLQICFWIFICVLLTLVNVGGLMQVWGLTLDLVSCIALQLAVGLCVDYAAHIGHTFLTINKGDRNSRSLETVLHIGAAVFYGGGSTILSLSILAGSQAYTYRTFFKIFLLVIAYGLFHGTILLPVILSLIGPAPYTGSLNSLNTINNNPSPEKKGYHGTEMVSFIGDQKYKLNGSDL; the protein is encoded by the exons ATGGCCCAAGAGGTAGACGAGAAACCATCGAGTCCACTGGTGTCCAAAAAGTCGTTGGATACCTACGAAGCGAACGGTGCTAAGGACCCCTTCACCAATGGGCACTGCGTCCGGGAGGACGGTGAAGAATCTTTCCCCAAACCATCGTCACTGCGGCCCGAAGATGGCAGCGAAAACCTCAATCGATTGGACTGCATGGGACGGCTGTCGTACCGCGTGTCGATGCTGATCGGATCGTTTTTCTACAG TCTCGGGTATTGGATCTCAAAAAATGCGTGGAAAACCATTGGCctctgctggctgctggtggccgtgtgCAGCATTGGCTTCGTGCGGTTTCACAAGGAAAAGAGCCCGATGAAGCTGTGGATACCGCTCGGGTCAAAGTTCCAACATGACACCAACTGGATGATAGACCACTTTCAGGAGGGTAATCGCATAGAAACGGTTATGATCACCGCGCCGGACGTGCTGGTACCGGAAGTGTTGCAGACT ATTGCAACTATCACAGAGGAAGTGGAGCGTTTCAAGTTCCAGAACAGTGAAGAGAAAAACCTGGGCTGGACGGATGTTTGTCACAA AGTTCCCTTGATTGCGTCCTACACTGGCAGCTCACATGATATCGGCTCCAGCTTTACGCCTGCCGTCGATGTGCCTTCGTTTCTGTTCTGCCCAATCGTGGAACGTCTGCAACTGGGGTGCTACGGTAGCAGCCTGCTCGAGCTATGGAAGTACGACCGGGACACGATCGCGGGCCTGTCGAAGGAAGAGATCGTCGATCGAATTAATAGCACCAAGATAAGCCCTGTGACCGGGCACACGGTAGAATTTGCCGAACTGCTCGGTGACGTTAAGCGGGACTGGAGTGGCCGAATAGTTTCGGCCGGTTCGCTCGTGACCCACTGGTTCGTACACGTCAACTTTTCCGAGGTGAATGCGGATGTAAGCGGGAATGCTGCCGGTACGGAAGACTGGGTCACGGAGAACGCCGTCCTGTGGGAGGAAAAGTTTCTGAAGATCGTTGCCAAGGCGAAGGCTGAGCTTtcgacgaacgaaacgaacatttACTATGCAGCCGGTAGAAG TTACGGAGACATCAGCGAGGAATCGATGTTCAAGGATATGGATAAGCTGATCTACGGTGGTATCATCATGTTCGTTTACATGCAGTTGGTGCTATCAAAGTTCAGTTGGACCGAGTTTCGA GTCATTCTTGGATCCGTTGGTCTGATGAGCGTTGGCATGGGGTTCATCTCGGGCTGTGGCATTGTGGCCGCCCTTGGTGTGTCCTATGGACCGGTGCATACATCACTGCCGTTCCTGCTAATGGGGCTCGGTGTAGACGATATGTTCGTTATGATGGCCTGTTACCGTAAGGTGCGGAAAGCCAATCCAGACCTACCGTTAGCCAAGCGAATGGGATTAATGCTGCACCATGCCGGGGCCTCCATAACCGTTACATCGCTGACCGACATCGTGGCGTTCGTGGTGGGTTCGATTACAGTTATACCATCTCTACAGTCTTTCtgcatttatgctgcggccgGTGTATTCATGATGTTCTTATTCGTGATCACGTTCTTCGTCGCAATCTTCACACTCGACGAGATCCGTATCGCCAATCGGCGCAACGCATTCCTGATATGGATAGTGCACGATGAAAAGTCTACCGGTGTTTGGTGCGAGTACAACCTGATGCATCGATTCGTCAAGATGCTCTACTCCAAGGTGCTGCTGACGGTTGCTGGTAAAACATTAGTCATCGCAGCGGTCATCCTCATGACCACCGTTAACGTACGCAGTTTACTGAAGCTACGCCAGAAGTTTGACCCAAACTGGTTCATCCCCGAGGAAACGTACTACAATCAATTTGTTGTTAAATCCCACGAACACTACCCGAACGTCGGGTACGAGGCATTGCTCCTGTTCGGCAATCTCAATTACACCCAAGAGCTACCCAATCTGCTCAATGTTTCGCGCCAAATGGAAAATCGCACCGACATCCTGCACAGCGTGTCGTCTTGGGTGGATCCGTTCCGGGACTTTGTTAGCAAACACTACGGGAAGGACATTGCGGTCGATGTGCTCAGTGATCGCGACTTCCGGAATTACTTATCGAAGTTCTTGTTCAGCTACGAGGGTGGACGGTTTCAGATGAACATTAAATTCAACACTAAACTAAAGTGCGGTCAGCCAGCGCCAAACATTACCGTCAGCACGATGGACTTTAAGTTCAAACCGTTTAAGGAAAGGGAAGAGTATCTCCCGGCGAAGTATGCAGTCGAGGACATACTGGAGAAGAGCAACATTAGTTCCGGAGACCAATTTCGGACGCTGTGGGCTAAAATATTCGGTAACTGGGTGACGGATGAGATCATTGATACGGAAATTTATCGCAACATCGCGCTGGCACTGATCGGGGTTATGATTTGCTCCGTGGTGCTCATTGTGAACctgcaaatttgtttttggatttttatCTGCGTTCTGCTAACACTAGTTAATGTGGGTGGACTGATGCAGGTTTGGGGATTAACACTCGATCTGGTATCGTGTATAGCCCTTCAGTTGGCCGTCGGACTGTGCGTGGACTATGCGGCGCACATTGGCCACACTTTTCTGACGATCAACAAAGGGGACAGAAACTCCCGGAGTCTGGAAACGGTACTGCATATCGGTGCGGCCGTCTTCTATGGCGGAGGCTCGACCATCCTCTCCCTGTCGATACTGGCCGGTTCGCAGGCATACACCTATAggacatttttcaaaattttcctGCTGGTCATTGCGTACGGGCTGTTTCACGGTACAATTTTGCTCCCGGTGATACTGAGCTTGATTGGGCCGGCACCGTATACCGGGTCGCTGAACAGCCTAAAcacgatcaacaacaatcCGTCCCCCGAGAAGAAGGGCTACCATGGAACGGAAATGGTTTCGTTTATCGGAGATCAGAAATACAAACTAAACGGATCGGATCTCTAG